A section of the Babesia microti strain RI chromosome I, complete genome genome encodes:
- a CDS encoding hypothetical protein (overlaps_old_locusTagID:BBM_I01240) — translation MRSIHRQIILFAVFFTCIIYNSWVCCDGAVYSQAEYDKLLDRIRSLEMELEKLHLNLEICNMRLSSVVDHAAANGSVGKARGKIAVSSTQTTNTYLSIMFNILKIIYRTPFMTLRKRSPSYCELESLFGFIFLRLLPKFLLHKAQLILKLISKLIAFIALVIDATLIEIFQNFQAALNLYLNDALRKFYNFSYLSNLYICMDLTKLSECCFDANSKLTIALKTKVICPGFLTPNQKINGSTMHKLLQTIKSMRDHFKWVFYKWNELAMVKWRLILMLIDISIEYFIYITICTIYLMIFSVKYLIESVSRVLSCDTNLFEIYHNLRSWISNFHIEKFIIHCTQNIVVHNLVVKWLERALDTLFKMGMEANPEFALIAPECINDRIILVISFMALTYGILNYSIKFVKSLYKFVSDVLMGKVSFFNTKPLKLKYRNFYRNKLPILPTNLHGLPRRKYVQSSLTIKQD, via the coding sequence ATGAGATCAATTCATAGGCAAATCATTCTTTTTGCAGTATTTTTTACATGCATAATCTATAATAGCTGGGTATGTTGTGACGGCGCTGTGTATTCGCAGGCTGAATACGATAAATTGCTCGATAGAATCAGATCCTTAGAGATGGAACTTGAGAAACTTCATTTAAATCTAGAAATCTGCAATATGCGACTTTCAAGTGTTGTAGATCATGCTGCAGCTAATGGAAGTGTTGGTAAAGCTAGAGGCAAAATTGCTGTAAGTTCTACACAAACCACGAACACATATCTATCCATAATGTTTAACATATTGAAGATCATATATAGAACTCCATTTATGACACTAAGGAAACGATCCCCTTCATATTGTGAATTAGAGTCTCTGTTTGGATTTATCTTTTTGAGGTTATTGCCCAAATTCTTACTCCACAAAGCGCAGCTcatattgaaattgatttcaAAACTTATCGCATTTATCGCACTAGTAATCGACGCAACACTCATCGAAATCTTTCAGAATTTTCAGGCCGCTCTCAATTTGTATTTGAATGATGCGCTCAGAAAGTTTTACAACTTTAGTTATTTGAGCAATCtttatatttgtatggATTTGACCAAATTGAGTGAGTGTTGTTTTGATGCTAATTCTAAGTTAACCATCGCACTTAAAACAAAAGTAATTTGCCCAGGATTTCTCACTCCCAATCAAAAAATCAACGGATCCACAATGCACAAACTgttacaaacaattaagTCAATGAGGGATCATTTTAAATGGGTTTTTTACAAATGGAATGAATTGGCTATGGTTAAGTGGCGATTAATTTTGATGCTTATTGACATTTCAATTGAGTACTTTATCTATATAACGATCTGCACTATCTATCTGATGATATTTTCAGTCAAGTACTTAATCGAATCCGTCTCGCGAGTATTATCATGTGacacaaatttatttgagATTTACCATAACTTAAGGTCATGGATTTCGAATTTTCACATAGAAAAATTCATTATACACTGCACTCAAAATATCGTAGTGCATAATTTGGTTGTAAAATGGCTTGAAAGAGCACTGGATACGTTGTTCAAAATGGGTATGGAAGCAAACCCAGAATTCGCTTTAATCGCCCCGGAATGCATAAATGATCGTATAATCCTAGTTATATCGTTTATGGCACTCACTTATGGAATACTTAACTACTCAATTAAGTTTGTTAAGTCGttgtacaaatttgtgTCTGATGTATTAATGGGTAAAGTGTCATTCTTCAATACTAAACCTTTGAAGCTgaaatatcgcaattttTACCGTAACAAATTACCAATACTACCGACAAATTTACATGGATTGCCTAGGAGGAAATACGTTCAAAGTTCGCTAACAATTAAACAagattga
- a CDS encoding conserved Plasmodium protein, unknown function (overlaps_old_locusTagID:BBM_I01245) produces the protein MTSILDIEFSSDDSEYEEKSKSVGDEEGVRTNPRRVKRNIMKVFGQMESQSKKRYSIPQVTDVNDIMLQFHRAYELEAKDYSTERLLDIMDKCSSRVCLDNNRNPSFYKNSTTPTGDAVSISEILQGVNSGRIKEVTTTYKFAGKVYNISSKVDENSREYKNYLKSKDKQVGGGLSWLDNMVSGLESKRNISAILKSQKDWEQFTKKHQLQDKLKQGHKFIKQSNFISRAEWLEHQIKLDNKPVLDPPK, from the exons ATGACTTCTATACTGGACATTGAATTTTCATCGGATGATTCTGAGTACGAAGAGAAATCCAAGAGTGTAGGCGATGAAGAGGGGGTTAGGACAAATCCACGAAG GGTTAAACGAAATATAATGAAAGTGTTCGGGCAAATGGAGTCACAAAGTAAAAAACGATATTCAATCCCCCAGGTTACTGACGTTAACGATATCATGCTACAATTTCACAGGGCTTACGAACTGGAAGCTAAGGATTATTCGACAGAAAGACTTCTAGATATTATGGACAAATGCTCTAGTAGGGTCTGTTTGGACAACAATCGCAATCCTAGTTTTTACAAAAACAGCACAACCCCAACTGGAGATGCTGTATCTATCAGCGAAATACTACAAGGTGTCAATTCTGGGCGGATCAAAGAGGTCACCACCACCTACAAATTCGCCGGCAAAGTATACAATATATCGAGCAAAGTGGATGAAAATTCCAGGgagtataaaaattacctaAAGTCAAAGGATAAACAGGTTGGAGGTGGACTATCATGGCTAGACAATATGGTGTCGG GATTGGAGAGTAAACGAAACATAAGTGCAATACTGAAAAGTCAAAAGGATTGGGAACAGTTTACAAAGAAACACCAATTGCAAGATAAGCTGAAGCAAGgacataaatttatcaagcAAAGCAACTTTATCTCTCGTGCTGAATGGCTAGAACACCAAATCAAATTGGATAACAAGCCAGTATTAGACCCCCCAAAGTAA
- a CDS encoding cytochrome c oxidase subunit XVII assembly protein (overlaps_old_locusTagID:BBM_I01250) — MPCLIMTHIAQYILQGLTWGMSYKLASFCGYMFNFTRFTEALHRENKENSAQTTVQPSGQTNSVQKKRPCCVCKETRLARDICISSNGEENCSTFIDAHNQCLIAENFHV, encoded by the coding sequence ATGCCGTGTCTAATTATGACCCATATAGCGCAGTATATACTTCAAGGATTGACCTGGGGTATGTCATATAAATTGGCATCATTCTGTGGGTACATGTTCAACTTTACCAGATTTACTGAAGCTTTACATAGAGAAAATAAAGAGAATTCTGCACAAACAACCGTACAGCCTAGTGGTCAAACAAACAGTGTGCAAAAGAAGAGGCCTTGCTGTGTTTGCAAGGAAACCAGACTTGCTAGAGATATATGCATATCAAGCAATGGCGAGGAGAACTGCTCCACCTTTATAGATGCCCATAACCAGTGCCTCATTGCTGAAAATTTCCATGTCTAA
- a CDS encoding hypothetical protein (overlaps_old_locusTagID:BBM_I01255) gives MDKRELLIYPVEVCDKDRANLKQNVQNPNVHLVPQTASMLNAIRTPTHAGVNQQGEDAYHNFAIKSPPTPSKIYDCCTYNQHNQNEIDQRHDGSNAHVYECKPFTFSNQSYDMNPLNTPKMRQDSYVKPDTNKFTHPQFDTTPKHSIGGTHFSRQFPDMDFVSNAVSPHTIANSKHSTSSHQQIARSQHNSLLQQYVNQQGGSTPKLTHNLSVPEEYSLNKVRNHFYIAFDFKTEVLYYFKTLFSLLTIILNKIITLPTTCCILVALIQVHSY, from the coding sequence ATGGATAAAAGAGAGTTACTTATATACCCCGTTGAAGTGTGTGACAAGGACCGTGCTAACTTGAAAcaaaatgtacaaaatCCAAACGTACATTTGGTTCCCCAAACTGCCTCAATGCTCAATGCAATTAGAACCCCTACACATGCTGGCGTAAATCAACAGGGTGAAGACGCCTACCACAACTTTGCCATTAAATCACCACCTACACCCTCCAAAATATATGACTGTTGCACCTACAATCAGCACAATCAAAATGAAATAGATCAACGCCATGATGGGAGCAATGCACATGTCTATGAGTGCAAACCGTTTACATTTAGTAATCAATCATACGATATGAATCCACTGAATACACCGAAAATGAGACAAGATTCCTACGTCAAACCCGATACAAACAAGTTCACTCACCCACAATTTGACACTACTCCAAAACATTCAATTGGTGGCACACATTTTAGCCGACAGTTTCCAGATATGGATTTCGTATCTAACGCTGTATCACCACATACCATAGCAAATTCAAAACATTCAACTAGTTCGCACCAACAAATTGCCAGATCTCAACATAATTCTCTGCTCCAGCAGTATGTGAACCAACAGGGCGGATCTACCCCAAAATTAACGCATAATTTATCGGTGCCCGAGGAATATTCACTTAATAAGGTTagaaatcatttttacattgcatttgattttaaaaCAGAAGTATTATATTACTTTAAAACCCTTTTCAGTTTATTGACcataattttaaacaagATAATTACCTTACCAACAACTTGCTGTATATTGGTGGCTTTAATACAAGTGCATTCTTATTAA
- a CDS encoding hypothetical protein (overlaps_old_locusTagID:BBM_I01265), with protein sequence MGCLLSLQCLLLLYSFTNGAYQQKNTGNVTNHQLVRNFPLFITNPTGTIGNKFQHSAFWNKPAAKKPCTFDVKIGDKSLKFGISLTRPKSIIRKSLVPSTLECDGYVTIDGSTKFLKIYPSDQVQDNFDGLLALDFVKTFNTLFIGPDGEIKFNLSVDPSKHIAIPLEENFTFNVKDSNDTTRVAGLNTSTNNFGRENITIDALKTTNDWIYLNAPKMGYKTTDIEYGDVIMLDTSKIATNGCYLDIENQVLYIGSDDEMFKPTSVEETAASIKIALESGKTTFKEVKQLLTTKGIPIYGCKTPDDIILLAAKLKVWGEKKLLEAVEDFFDTLPQDTPNYGVSTVSAYRSESQLLRRAVNANSSLLDSIIAELDLRGVDYKDCKSPESYADRLAYSRVFSNSKKKRGGKFRNNNGPVWNVTRRQIPGGMAQLFSNDGDFGIKFEFSDSQNSGDFGDMSGLFGDGIVENIIKQFMGESPFSMLQRKSFNPFTYDQQIPDQSDYEDNDTNYTTNGDSDESGESSEQMDTTLTGELQKLYDKAGNRDLQNLIEKANQDAELRSILEHASKHGFDSVQKSNISKTALYLLQKLRDAKLI encoded by the exons ATGGGATGCCTGCTGTCACTGCAGTGCCTACTATTACTCTATTCATTCACAAATGGCGCTTATCAGCAAAAAAACACTGGCAATGTAACAAATCATCAGTTGGTGAGAAATTTCCCACTATTTATAACCAATCCTACTGGTACTATTggcaataaatttcaaCACTCTGCCTTTTGGAACAAGCCTGCTGCAAAAAAACCGTGCACTTTTGATGTAAAAATAGGCGATAAGTCATTGAAATTTGGAATCTCACTTACAAGACCCAAAAGTATTATTAGAAAGTCACTGGTACCTAGTACTTTGGAATGTGATGGATACGTCACAATTGATGGCAGTaccaaatttttaaaaatatacccATCAGATCAAGTACAGGACAATTTTGATGGATTGCTAGCTTTGGACTTTGTTAAAACTTTCAACACTTTATTCATAGGCCCCGATGGTGAAATTAAGTTCAACCTTTCGGTTGACCCGAGTAAACATATCGCAATTCCCCTAGAAGAAAACTTTACATTCAATGTAAAGGATTCAAATGACACAACACGTGTGGCTGGATTAAATACCAGCACCAATAACTTTGGAAGG GAAAATATCACTATTGACGCATTGAAAACAACAAATGACTGGATTTACTTAAATGCACCAAAGATGGGCTATAAAACTACAGATATTGAATATGGTGATGTAATTATGTTGGATACTTCAAAAATAGCAACAAATGGTTGTTATTTGGACATAGAGAATCAGGTATTATACATTGGTAGTGATGACGAGATGTTTAAACCAACAAGTGTCGAAGAAACAGCGGCTTCCATCAAGATCGCGCTGGAATCCGGCAAAACAACTTTCAAAGAAGTAAAACAGCTGCTAACCACGAAAG GCATTCCTATTTATGGCTGTAAAACACCTGATGACATAATACTTTTGGCAGCTAAACTGAAAGTTTGGGGAGAAAAGAAGTTATTAGAGGCTGTTGAGGATTTCTTTGACACTTTACCACAAGATACTCCAAATTACGGTGTATCCACTGTTTCGGCGTATAGATCCGAATCTCAATTGCTACGCCGTGCTGTAAACGCAAATTCCTCACTGCTGGATTCAATAATCGCCGAACTGGATTTACGTGGCGTTGATTACAAAGACTGCAAATCGCCAGAATCGTACGCAGATAGATTGGCATACAGCCGCGTCTTTTCTAATTCCAAAAAGAAAAGGGGTGGCAAGTTTAGAAATAACAATGGACCCGTGTGGAATGTCACCAGAAGGCAGATCCCTGGAGGCATGGCCCAATTATTTTCCAACGACGGCGATTTTGGCATAAAGTTTGAATTCTCAGATTCACAAAATTCGGGTGATTTTGGTGACATGTCGGGCCTTTTTGGCGATGGAATCGTCGAAAACATcatcaaacaattcatGGGCGAATCCCCCTTCTCCATGTTACAAAGAAAAA GCTTCAACCCATTTACATACGACCAACAGATACCTGATCAATCGGATTATGAAGACAATGATACCAATTATACTACCAATGGCGATAGTGATGAATCTGGAGAGTCAAGTGAACAAATGGACACAACTCTGACTGGGGAACTGCAAAAACTGTACGATAAGGCGGGAAATAGAGATCTTCAGAATTTAATTGAAAAAGCAAACCAAGATGCTGAGCTTAGGAGTATCTTGGAACATGCGTCCAAGCATGGTTTTGACTCGGTACAAAAGTCGAACATTTCCAAAACTGCGCTTTACCTCTTACAAAAGCTGAGGGATGCCAAACTTATATAA
- a CDS encoding nuclear import protein MOG1, putative: protein MTTRSFWEGAIEVTLPQNYLDLSESYLVPDNQTVYSNDKGSCFILEFVQPQPLPNEKSAQFYYNDIAQCNEGVADEAMAQEISSPIGSDVKYCAVIRGKQTSKKPGSNEEIPIYVSLALYRFITVDMLMSLTSEIEQEQEIWDGILQSLKLIDIHRLFPHN, encoded by the exons ATGACAACAAGATCCTTTTGGGAAGGGGCCATAGAGGTGACTCTCCCACAAAACTACCTAGACCTAAG TGAATCTTATCTAGTGCCAGATAATCAAACTGTATATTCTAACGACAAGGGTAGCTGTTTTATCCTTGAATTTGTTCAGCCTCAGCCTCTACCAAATGAAAAATCTGCCCA ATTCTATTACAATGACATAGCCCAGTGTAACGAGGGTGTAGCCGACGAAGCTATGGCCCAAGAAATTAGCTCCCCAATTGGCTCTGACGTTAAATATTGCGCAGTGATCAGGGGTAAACAGACTTCGAAAAAGCCAGGATCAAATGAAGAAATTCCCATATATGTTTCTTTGGCGCTTTATCGCTTCATAA cTGTTGATATGTTGATGAGTCTCACTAGTGAAATTGAGCAGGAACAGGAGATTTGGGATGGAATTTTGCAATCTCTAAAGCTTATCGATATACATCGGTTGTTCCCACATAACTAG
- a CDS encoding protein transport protein SEC61 subunit alpha (overlaps_old_locusTagID:BBM_I01275), which produces MAKFRFLNLVKPVMRFLPEVKTPDRRLLFKERLMWTAMALFVFLICCQIPLFGIVTNRSSDPFYWMRVILASNRGTLMELGISPIVTSSMVMQLLAGSKIIHVDQSLKEDRALYQAAEKLFGLLFTFGESVAYVLSGMYGDINTIGKVKALMIVIQLFFAGIVVILFDEMLQKGYGLGSGISLFIATNICESIIWKAFSPTTINTDKGTEFEGAVISLFYCLFTRSNKIASFKQALYRVHAPNLTNLLATILIFMIVIYLQGFRVDVSIKYQNMRGQQGSYPIKLFYTSNIPIILQTALVSNLYFFSQLLYRRFKDNVFTNILGQWQETEYGQSIPVGGIAYYISPPTSFSDIINDPIHTLIYISFVLIACALFSKTWIEISGSSPRDVAKQLRDQRIGMMGHRDSPVSLTRVFGRYIPTAAAFGGMCIGVLTILADFLGALGSGTGILLAVTIIYQYYELLIKERERGAFM; this is translated from the exons ATGGCCAAAT TTCGCTTCCTAAACTTAGTGAAACCTGTAATGAGGTTTCTACCTGAAGTCAAAACACCAGACAGAAGG CTCCTATTCAAAGAGAGACTCATGTGGACAGCGATGGCGCTATTCGTGTTTCTGATATGTTGTCAAATCCCACTTTTTGGGATTGTAACTAATAGGTCAAGTGACCCTTTCTACTGGATGCGGGTCATACTCGCTTCCAACCGTGGAACACTCATGGAATTAGGCATCTCACCCATTGTTACCAGCAGTATGGTTATGCAGCTCCTTGCTGGCAGCAAAATAATACACGTTGACCAATCGCTCAAGGAAGACAGGGCATTGTATCAAGCTGCTGAGAAACTTTTTGGGTTACTGTTCACCTTTGGCGAATCAGTTGCATATGTGCTTAGTGGGATGTATGGTGACATCAACACTATTGGCAAGGTAAAGGCGCTTATGATTGTAATACAACTATTTTTCGCAGGTATCGTTGTGATTCTGTTTGATGAGATGCTTCAAAAGGGCTATGGTTTGGGTTCTGGTATATCATTGTTCATAGCCACTAACATTTGCGAATCCATAATATGGAAGGCATTCTCGCCCACAACAATCAATACGGACAAGGGCACGGAATTCGAAGGAGCTGTGATTTCTCTGTTTTACTGTTTATTCACCAGGAGTAACAAAATAGCTTCATTTAAACAG GCATTATACCGTGTACACGCACCGAATTTAACTAATCTACTAGCCACGATCCTGATATTCATGATTGTGATTTATCTCCAAGGATTCCGCGTTGATGTGTCAATTAAGTATCAAAATATGCGTGGACAACAAGGCTCATACccaatcaaattgttcTACACCTCAAACATCCCAATCATCCTACAAACTGCGCTAGTATCCAACTTGTATTTCTTCTCACAGTTGTTGTACCGTCGCTTTAAGGACAATGTGTTTACAAACATTTTGGGGCAGTGGCAGGAGACAGAATATGGACAATCTATACCTGTTGGTGGTATTGCCTACTACATCTCCCCACCCACATCCTTTTCCGACATCATTAACGACCCGATCCACACTCTCATCTATATATCTTTTGTACTCATCGCCTGTGCACTGTTCTCTAAAACGTGGATTGAGATCTCTGGTAGTTCCCCTAGAGATGTTGCGAAGCAGCTTAGGGATCAGAGAATTGGCATGATGGGTCACAGGGACTCTCCAGTTTCACTAACTCGCGTGTTTGGTAGATATATTCCAACTGCTGCAGCGTTTGGTGGCATGTGTATTGGCGTGCTAACCATTCTTGCCGACTTTTTGGGGGCGTTGGGCAGTGGAACAGGTATACTTTTGGCtgtaacaattatttaccaGTATTATGAATTGCTCATCAAAGAGAGGGAGAGGG GCGCTTTTATGTAA
- a CDS encoding hypothetical protein (overlaps_old_locusTagID:BBM_I01280), which produces MVSSAILFVFLCFTDNVIGEFHLKFIGPALIIRHLPTLTLTHNDIIIATQQGVLARLNGENGDIKWRRQLIRNNGIITKMQFVNDVGGNGVVACSVQFMENANDSTPNKSLVMSVSLLAIDDGSVVAIEADGWDYNDGIGVPSPVIFSDNGFITEVADSTQRVKDFCLLSYRQSIWLATLKTGQLVFTHWKGKERIEWVADPTTYGENAIFTLICPQYGNNKHKHKLKVHLLVQRMVNTNFSTYFPVESIVTLECSPEESMVYEQVTYISDNVNIPSEYLFLSQKSQGQCLAQLATISSIYHLDIYRLDNNSNLQYYRIELGGQSMKFTLDNLDNCTYTLLSQATMDKHLIAVTDDGAKHLKLPQNSTPCYCLDELVYAVTVDEGGKNYVLLYQVMQRVKTIAKFETSNKSKSISACAINKLRWHSLEGGIGNLVLQFDDQTFQSYFQMKFKFERFESLSNVVKTIDLGDQQKYVENKRVLDWFLFETEIIRLLYRMVRNIYLFLAKILPFVAFKIIRPIPFTKSVDPLMHNHKDTTSQIFTCEDFLQFHNTRYSCMLTLGKFDVSCAVTNSDNERIGRNVKFCGPFHHIMYQLYKVHSLKRMATNGFTLSAKGDSGIVYKDILVCLTSNNMIFGIAKKSGDILYHINLRLFNIDGQFSSKSVDNENLVSVISLGDGTLAVSNGENLYFFNGATGHLIKELKLHYEVTHLQLLSPIIELMSIPLLFASDVNKFATLIPPPDGNKSSQAHPYMTQPQMILINKWIEENVTVVKRDGDHIIGYTLTYKSSYDNLNGMVHLELTVKWSVSYPAAAKRIVAISVPSNQSMRGYCEFNSDKTFSLPSLNPHLLYIVSMDTKAQEGCVYKEKMLDVLDASKGKIVTSIILAQGASEPFKLLSTDNLLALHYWNAQFNRHELLVLESYNSHGDLEISSLVFGAPFGVSAMSVTKSRLSVLGKKFIFALSSGHFVVFDESIINARRAAPKNLLTYFFASVQDKILPNQVFPRIRNKVAKEGYVKDYETLIGLENGKVLNLFLPECRRIDSYYSNCPETESHFAAYGHDLAYFTLKINNTKDEYV; this is translated from the exons ATGGTATCAAGTGCCATTCTTTTCGTCTTTTTATGTTTCACTGATAATGTGATTGGTGAATTCCACTTGAAATTTATCGGCCCAGCCCTTATAATTCGGCACCTACCTACACTCACCCTCACGCATAACGACATAATCATAGCAACGCAGCAAGGTGTCTTGGCCAGGTTAAATGGTGAAAATG GAGATATAAAATGGCGGAGACAGTTAATCCGTAACAATGGTATTATTACTAAGATGCAATTTGTGAACGATGTTGGTGGCAACGGAGTGGTTGCATGCTCAGTGCAATTTATGGAAAATGCGAATGATTCAACGCCTAATAAATCTCTCGTGATGAGCGTCAGCTTGTTGGCAATTGATGATGGATCAGTGGTGGCCATTGAAGCTGACGGGTGGGATTATAACGACGGTATAGGTGTTCCGTCCCCCGTGATTTTCTCTGACAATGGATTCATCACAGAAGTCGCTGACTCCACGCAAAGGGTCAAAGATTTTTGCCTGCTTTCATATAGGCAGAGTATATGGCTAGCAACCCTTAAGACTGGGCAATTAGTGTTCACCCATTGGAAGGGTAAGGAAAGGATTGAATGGGTGGCAGATCCCACTACATATGGGGAGAACGCCATATTTACGCTAATATGTCCTCAGTATGGCAATAATAAACACAAACACAAATTGAAGGTACATTTGCTGGTGCAGAGAATGGtcaatacaaattttagtACTTATTTCCCTGTGGAAAGTATTGTAACTTTGGAATGCTCACCAGAGGAATCGATGGTATATGAACAAGTAACATACATTAGCGacaatgtaaatattcCAAGTGAGTACCTCtttttatcgcaaaaatcTCAAGGCCAATGTCTGGCACAACTTGCCACTATCTCAAGTATATACCACCTAGATATATACAGATTAGATAATAATAGCAACCTGCAGTATTACAGAATTGAACTTGGCGGTCAGTCTATGAAATTCACACTGGACAACCTTGACAATTGCACTTACACTCTCCTGTCTCAAGCAACGATGgataaacatttaattgCAGTTACAGATGATGGCGCTAAACACCTCAAATTGCCACAAAACTCAACTCCATGCTATTGTTTAGATGAATTAGTCTATGCCGTCACAGTCGATGAAGGTGGTAAGAACTATGTCTTGCTGTATCAAGTGATGCAAAGAGTTAAAACgattgcaaaatttgaaacCTCCAACAAATCAAAATCCATCAGCGCATGCGCTATAAATAAGCTGCGGTGGCACAGTCTGGAAGGTGGAATTGGCAATCTTGTACTACAATTTGACGATCAAACTTTTCAATCTTACTTTCAAATGAAGTTTAAATTTGAGAGGTTCGAATCTTTATCCAATGTCGTAAAGACGATAGATTTGGGCGATCAACAAAAGTATGTGGAAAATAAAAGGGTATTAGATTGGTTCTTGTTTGAAACGGAAATTATAAGATTATTATACAGAATGGTTAGGAACATATACTTATTTCTGGCTAAAATACTCCCTTTTGTTGCATTCAAAATCATCAGACCCATCCCCTTCACCAAGTCAGTGGATCCACTAATGCACAACCACAAAGATACTACTAGTCAAATCTTCACTTGCGAAGATTTCCTCCAGTTCCATAACACACGGTATTCGTGTATGTTAACACTCGGTAAATTTGATGTATCATGTGCTGTGACAAATAGTGACAATGAGAGGATCGGTAGAAATGTAAAGTTCTGTGGTCCATTTCACCACATCATGTACCAGCTTTACAAAGTGCACAGTTTGAAACGAATGGCCACAAATGGCTTCACTTTATCCGCCAAAGGTGATAGTGGCATTGTTTACAAAGATATACTCGTCTGTTTAACATCCAACAACATGATTTTTGGTATAGCAAAGAAAAGtggtgatattttatatcacataaatttgagactttttaatattgatgGTCAATTTTCGTCCAAAAGTGTTGATAATGAAAACTTGGTGAGTGTTATATCACTGGGTGATGGTACTTTGGCGGTCAGCAACGGTGAAAATCTGTACTTTTTTAATGGTGCAACCGGTCACTTAATTAAAGAGTTGAAATTGCACTATGAAGTTACCCATTTGCAACTTTTGTCGCCCATAATTGAGTTGATGTCTATACCGCTCCTATTTGCATCTGATGTCAATAAGTTTGCTACACTCATCCCTCCTCCCGATGGCAACAAATCATCGCAGGCACATCCATATATGACACAACCGCAAATGATACTAATTAACAAATGGATTGAGGAAAATGTGACAGTAGTGAAGCGAGACGGTGATCACATCATAGGTTACACGCTCACTTATAAGTCAAGctatgataatttaaatggGATGGTGCACCTAGAGTTGACTGTCAAATGGAGTGTGAGCTACCCGGCCGCCGCTAAACGTATTGTAGCAATTTCAGTGCCCAGTAACCAATCTATGAGGGGGTACTGTGAATTTAATAGCGATAAGACCTTCTCACTCCCGTCCTTAAATCCCCACTTGCTCTACATCGTATCTATGGACACTAAAGCGCAGGAAGGGTGTGTATATAAGGAGAAAATGCTTGATGTTTTGGATGCGTCAAAGGGGAAAATTGTAACTTCAATCATTCTAGCACAAGGGGCCAGTGAACCCTTCAAGTTACTG TCGACGGATAATCTCTTAGCCCTGCATTATTGGAATGCACAATTTAACCGACATGAGCTGCTAGTACTGGAATCATACAATTCACACGGTGATCTGGAAATATCGTCACTTGTATTTGGCGCGCCATTCGGCGTTAGCGCCATGTCAGTCACCAAAAGTAGATTGTCCGTGCTGGGAAAAAAGTTCATTTTTGCTCTATCGAGCGGTCACTTTGTGGTGTTTGATGAGTCAATTATAAATGCTAGGAGGGCTGCTCCTAAAAATCTTTTAACATATTTCTTCGCATCTGTCCAGGATAAGATCTTGCCCAACCAAGTGTTCCCTAGGATACGCAATAAGGTTGCAAAGGAAGGTTATGTCAAGGACTACGAGACGCTCATTGGGTTGGAGAATGGTAAAGTATTGAACCTCTTT CTACCAGAGTGCAGACGGATCGACAGTTACTATTCAAATTGCCCGGAGACAGAATCACATTTTGCAGCTTACGGCCATGATCTGGCCTATTTCACcctaaaaattaataacactAAGGATGAATATGTATGA